A region of the Ischnura elegans chromosome 11, ioIscEleg1.1, whole genome shotgun sequence genome:
tatttttcttacacacctttaatatgctgtaattttcacgtaaatcattagttgtggccattttgttccataggAAAggatacctaacagtaaataagaaataagGTATCCGACTATCTTAACTATTTTAAGTGACTTTTAAATtcagagagatcacatcgttttctctcgaatcatgataaaaatcatgtgatagtgCTCGCTtcctgtaattattaaataataaatatatgttcactaatgcatgcatgtttgtttacaCACATAaacataatggtttaaaagacagtagtgcctttcattcctgaaggatatgaaaaaatggtgcctatcactgaaacctctctatagtgaacctccttacatcaaattgcccaaatttttgtcccctccattacgatgtaaagagatTTTCTGTAAATAATTTGTAGCCAAGTGCAAAAATATACTGCATTGCACAGACATCTTATGGAATTGCTCATgtttagagatatttttttaagatatccaTGCAAACATTAACTTCTTTACACAACGCACATAAGCCAAGTaaatggaacaaaaaataaaagagtgaaaaaataagatATCACAGGAAAAAAGGACACTTACCTTATTTGAACACCTGAATAGAGATGATTGAAGATATCATTGTCTTCCAATTTTCCATGtccattatcataaaaatataccCCAACTTGCTTGCCACTGTGGATACGATTTCTACGCAGCACGGGAGTACTACCTGTGGTGATCCATACCCCAGCTAAGGTGTTGGCATACACCTCATTTTCCTCTATTAAACCTTGCCCCTTCTCATGGACATAAATGCCTCCATGTTGCCCATGGTGAATTTTGTTGTGCCGCACAATCGGGTCACTGTTGGTCCGAATCTGTATACCAGCAAGGGCATTTCCTGGATAAACAAAATCATGGGATTAACACTTGACACATAAAATAAGACAcccaaaatttgaatgaatttgcaTATTGTGAAAATTGttatctcacaaaaaataaataagtatgctCTGATTAATGGCCAATATTTGGCAAGTTTAAAATTAAAGACTGattaaaacagaaaacaaacaCCAACCATAGTGCAATTATGACAATTAAAACAAGCAACCCTCAGATTTAAAACAGAAGTTAACCCATTAAACTTCACATATAGAGGTAAAAATAGGCTTCCAATCAATTAACTCATCCATCATCTATATCAGTTACCCCAAGTAGGAGCTGAGTGAGCCATTTCACCACCTATTAAATAGTATGAATTATTTCCTTCAACTGGGTTCCAAGTCCTGGAAGAAGAGTACATATATTTCCTCCTAACCGAGTATATAAAGTAGTGGCAGGCATATTTGAAGAGGCAACAAATATCTTATCCACATGTTTAACATAAATCCTACAAATTAACTTCcagtgacaatagagatttatgaCTAGGAAAAGTCACAGTATCACTCCAGAATACATACTAAATGGAGATATCTGCATGGTTTCAGATCGTTTAGACTACAATTTTTGCCTATTAGggtaaaattaagttaaaagatCTTATGATGAAAACAAACTTCTAGATCTTCTCAATCCTAATATATATTGCACAGCTATAAAGGTAAGTTAAGGTTTAAAGAGTTCCTAGAAAAATTATGGTAGCAGTGAATTGTGTTGACCTTTAGGGAACTTTCAGCCTTATGCTAAGCATAAATTCAAACACTGTTAACTATTTagtaataattacataaataaatgattaCTTAAGCAGAAAAGCTCCATTATGTCACACACTTACAGTAATAGTTGATATTCGATTTTACATGAAACCTAATCCTTTAATGAAAAAAGAGATTTCACCTTAAGAAATGCAAATGTATCATATTTCATTGAATCATGAAGATAGCATCCCATATATAAACTGAATATTCAAGGAATGTTCCATTTGCTTACCACCAGAAGATTACACAGAAGGCTGTGTATGCAGCTTACTTTGTTTTTCATGTAGCCTACAAATCCAGCCAGAGATGTAATTTTGACACCAGAAGCTGCAACCCGATTCTAGAATGAGGCTCCAAGTAGCTGCAAGACATGCCATTGGGTACATTGCCTTCATTCTTTCAATCTCTCCCCTCGTGTAGATGAGAGTAAAGGAACTTGGTAACTCTTGTCTCCAAAACATCATTTTCTATTAGCTAGTCTCCTTTTCATAACACCATTATGTATAGGAAGAGATCTGTACTGCTTTGACCATTAGGACCAGTTTTCAAATCTTTTACCACCTTCATTGAAAGTGAATTATCTTTGCAGTAAGTATTTGATTGACATAAATTACCTTCCAGAGTTGATTaaggagtgaaaattttaagtaaataaacaaaaacagccCCTTACTGAGTTTATATATCAATGAATCCAACATTCGGTATCATTACGATTCACCCTCTGACTGGATAATGAAATAACCACCAGCTGCTGGATAACTTTAAAGGAATCTTAGGGATAGccagaatgattttcaaattttaaaatatatgaatcCATTTGCTTTTCAAAAAGAGTTTTCTATTTCCAAGTTACAGCAAGGAAGTAACTACAAAGCACAATTTTGAGCTTTTATTACATCAAACTGACTTCAGATGCCATGAGGTTTACTGTTTCTCACCAAAGTCCATAAATTTGTGTCATACTTTCTCTACACCTTTTTTTGCCTCATAAATAAGGACTAGTTGATTTAAGCTGAGGCTAAAAAGATACCTTATGACCATAATAGCCTGACACACATGGGGCATGTAGGATGACACCTCATCTGAACCTTATGAAATCAAACATACAAACAAAaggaatagatttaaaaaataatcagtcaCGCAAATTTTGACCCAGATGGTCCTTCAGGAGAACTAATCAAAAGATTGAGAAATGTTTCAATTccttttctaaaataattattcaaggtAATAATAAACAATGGCAACTTGCCTGATACTTTGAAAAAGTCTGATGTTatttccatcaataaaaaaaGGGTCTCGTGACAGAGGTGATTCCTGATGACTGGTAAGTTTGACATGTATGGTATGCAAAATAATGGAGTATCTGACAGCGGCCTAAGTTAAGAAAAAGAACTGGCTAATGTAAGGCTAAGAAATATTGTTTCCGTTAAGGTAATCCTATGAGAGCCTGGTAGCAAGTCTTCATTAGGATTTGTTGGAAGGACTAGACAGTGGCAAGAAAATTGATGGGGTTGCGATTTCTTTCTCAAAAACTTAAGACAGCGTAGATCATGAAggtctaataaataaaatatgtatggtTGGCTTGGACAAAAGGGTCTTAAACTGAATGAATTTCTTTACCTCACTATTGGCTAGAATTGGCAATGTATACTCCGATTCTATGCCGCCACTGGGGAGCCACCAGGAAATGTGCTAGgaccttaaatatttattatctacATAAATGATAATAGTGAGAATACAGAGAATCCTATAAGTATGTTTGCAGATGATTTTATCATGtatacatcaatgggcaaagtagAAGATAGTGATATAAAATGACCTTATTTATTTGCAGACTATTTATGCtcaaataagaataaaatggTGATCAATGCCACCGGCAAAACTAAATTTATTAGATTTTGGATTTTGAGCAATGCTATATCAAATGATTACTACGCCATCAAACTGACAGAAAAAAATGGTGGTAAACATCTCGGAGTGATGTTAAGCAGGAATTAGCAAAAAGGACTGCAACCACAGTTTTTAGAGTACTATATTTTTAATGAGATCCCTGGAAAGAGCTGCAGCAAAACTGAAGACTGTATAAAATGTTTATTAGACCTATCTTTGAATATGTCACTTAGGGATCCTTATCTGTAAGGGGAGATCAAACAGCTGATTGAAATTCAGCACGTAGCTGCAAGCATAGtaatgggaaattttaaaaggaatGCAAGTGTTACATGGATGTACAGTTAAGAGCTGGATATCATCAGAGGCAAGGAGGAGAGAAGCACAAATTAAGGATATCTATAAAGCATGCATAGGTCAGGTACctatcaaatattagttatttggCGAGAAAGGATCAGTTTTCAGATAGAACCTCCCTGGCAGCTCTCAAATACACGATAGTTTTCTTTCCTACATCAGGAGATAGAAGACTGGAATTGgttcaattgagaaaatattggaGCGCTTCTTAATTAATACTTGGATTTTTAtgacaaggttgaaaaaaattgaattgcgcGGGGTTATTTacgtttaccattttattttttggactatatatatttttgctGTAAGTTACTACTGAACTTGTctcaatttcttaaataaaactaataatgaaattgaattagGACTGTTTTGCAAATCAGCCTCATAAATATGAATGTCTGGAGAATAACTCAGAAGCTGCATGCCATCTAGTAACACAAGACAACAACAGCCTTATGACTACAGTTTATTCCCAAGCCAGATACTGCCTCATGCAACAATATGCACTCTAAATtggtgaaagagaataaattttcCCAGATGCCAAGCAAATTACTGCACATATTCACAGAAGATTTTCAGCCAGTGAGAcacaaacttccacaaaatatacTGATGTTTTCATGATCACTTCCATGATACATTTGTTCCTTAACTAATCCCATTCAATAAAAGAGAAGCAGCATTGTCCACATGCTACAAGTAAAACATAATAAAGCAAAAACCCTAAAATATCAAGCTTATGAGAACAGATTAGAGCCATTACTTTGCCCTTTACACAATAAGGGTTAATTGGTGTCTAACTATCTACTGAATAACAAATGATACCACTAGACCATACATAAATTAGAATAATAACTGAAAAGATTACCACAAACGGAGCTAGAAACTTCTGATAATTGCCGACTAAGAAGTTTGATGGAATAAGATGAACAAAGAAGGTTCATGGAATTTCGTGCCACTTTTCGAGAACTGTTATCCTAAGTATCACTGAAATCAAATTGCTTAATTTCACATGGGCAGACAAATTATGAAGAAACTTACCATATATATTATTGTGTTCAATAAGACCTCTTCCTTCACCAAATATGTAAACACCACCTTGGTGCCCATTATAAATTTCATTGCGGCGAATTGTTGGGTTGCTATTTGAGGTAATCCACACGCCAGCGAAATTATTTGAGTGTATTTTATTATCAATGAACTGGCCCAATCCATTTTCATGGACATAAATGCCACCAGTCTGACCATGATGTATTTCACAGTGGACAACAGTAGGGTTGGCACCAGCTTTAACTTCAAAGCCAGCAATTCTGTTATTATGGATGTCATTTCCTTCAAAATAGCCCTAGAGGAACAAAGTAAACAATTCAGTTACTCCTTATCATATTTAGCTTTTgcaaattcaacaaaaattaaacaatacaaaaaacatcaaccaaataatgaataaattagaCCTTACCAAACCATTGTCAAAGGTAAATATTCCAACATCACGCCCATGATGAATATGGTTTCTTCGCATGATGGGATTGGCATAATTTTTAACCCATATGCCAGCCAGGGCATTTCTACTTATTTCATTATCTTCATAAGTTCCTTGTGCATAATCAGTAACATATAGGCCAACATTTTCGCAATCGCTAATGTCACAATGTTTAATGATGGGATTGGCACCAACACCACTAACACAAACGGCGGCACCAACTGTAAAAATATGacagaaataaggaataatatgaaattgacttataatgaaaatttcacatGGATAATGAGCCAACCACGAAAAGTAAAAGAAGTGATTCTGGCTCAGTGCTCAACTGATTGACTTACCAACTGAGGTACTTCTAATGATACAGTGATCCACGGTTGGGGAGCAATTCTCTCCTATCTCCAGACAGTAATGCTTATGATGAGGTACTGTGGATGTTACATTTGGGGAGAACTTGACTGTGACATATCCCACATATGCCTGCTTTGCTCCTTCCCCAAACACCACTGTGGATTCTGACTCCCGCTCTAGAATGACTGCTTCTGCAACACTACCTCCAGATGCAGCTCCCAAAAGAGAGACATTGGAATCCACCACAAGAAATTCATCTCTGTATGTGCCAGCATGAAGGAATACCAACACTCCATCACGTTCATCAGCGTAGTCCAGAGCATTCTGTACCGTATCAAAATAGGCAAGATTTCGGCCCTTAAACTGAGCAGGAGACCTCTCCTGCATCTCTTGGTATCCAGGTCGAACATGGACTCCACGATACAACTGACTAAAACTTTCTTTCCATGGATTTGGATACTCTGACTCCTCAGgcgatataaattcaaatcgtcGAGGAAGTTTGTCATCTTTATTAGTAAAAAGGGGTAGGTCGTACTCATACACATGTTGATACAAGTTTTTCCTGCAAAGACGGACATCAGGGAGTTAGAGAGGGCGAACTGAGGAGGAAATGAGTTGTTAAATATACGGAGAAATATTGATTCATAGATTCTCACCAAAGTTCGGTATCATTGGCGATTGACTGGAAGCGCTTACAAACTTGGCTAACTCGACACAAATCCTGTTCCAAAAGATAGCTGAATATTGTAAGAATTACTTCATCCGGCAACTCGTATTGTAAATAGTGTGCGGCTGAAGTGGAACAACAAcctgtaaataaattatttagtcaCGGAAGACCAAAAAACCAATAATGACATAAATCAGAATTACACTCACCATCGTTGCCCATCGAATATGTCCGTCGTGGTCGTTTACGGGCAGGCAACATGGACGTGGAATAGCCAGCTGGCCCTGTACTAGTACCAGGCAGGAGTACTCCTTCGTGGTGGGGGGATTTACGCCTTAGGTCATACGGCGGGTGATGGCCAGGGCTTAATACAGATGCACTACTGCTAGAGCCAGCATCAGCTGAAGAAGGACCACTTACAGCAGACGAAGAAGTTGAGGGAGAAGGACCCGACGACGGGCCAGCGGCTGGTATACTCTGGTTTGGAACTTGGCATGGCAGTTCACAGGGCTCggctatttaaaattaaacattttacatatatatatcACCACAAAAGCTCATTATTGCCCATAACACATTTTAACCCAACATTTGACATGATTTTTTCACTATCTTGAAGTTAcccaaaaaaaatagttttgtttaCATGGTGATTTCTTGTCTTTAAAGATTGTATCTAATGAAATTAGACTTAGTTAAATACTTCAGGCATACTCTACACCAATACGCCAAATTTATTTCGGAAATATAAGGCATTCTACAATGTGaatcgaaaaaaatcttttcgtGATTAATGAAGACATTAAATAGTCCCTGCAGTAACCATTGATATTTTTGTCGCAACTGTTTATTTATAAACGATACGTGGTaacgaaattatttaaaaacatcacGGGATTATATCTAAAATTATCTGCCGAAACGTCGAAAGATTACCAAAGAAACATCATGAGCCATGCCATATGCCTTCGGGTTCAATAGAGCTTACAATGACATTAGCCATCATGTAGTTAATGAAACGGCAACTTATGTCAAATACCACCTACATTATTCATAATACTACACAATATCTACGCACATACTATTTTCCCTTAATAAATATCCCTCCTAAACCCACGATATTCAGTGAAACGTCAAATACCCAAGTAAGTCCGTAGTTAAAGAATTCAATCATAAGGAACCTCCATTTCCTTTATTGTACTTACCAGAACTCGTTCGAGATGGAAGAGGGATTCTGTTTACTCCCTTCCTTCTTGACCTCCTGACATAAGAACGCGATGAGGTAAACGAAGCACTCGGCATTTTCGGAATAATAATGCTTTCACAGAGTAAAACTTCTAAACAAAGGAATCACATCCACCAGCCCTGGAAGCCATTTTCTCATTCAGTAGACGGAAGCGAGATTGACCAATGACAGCGCTCCTTTGGGTCACGTGACTCAAGTGTAAATGTCAGTATGGAAGGCGAAAGAATCAAAGGCTTTTCTTGTTTATCTTCTGTTGGAGCTTGTTTTCTCCTATCTGTTGTCTATGTCGCCAGTTTATATGTTTGGAATTCACCGCACAACAGGTACTTTTATCATGCTATACCAGCCCTTCGCTTTTTAATATTTGTTAACATTAGGCATAATGAACTGTTCCATAACATATTGCTTTACACGTGACAATGTTGCCAAACCTTTCATGGACTTGAAGTATGTACATTacgaaatatttaaagaaataaaatgacatttcCCATTTTATGGCAGTAATACTTCCTTAACCTTCTCCCTCACTGTTTTGTTATTTAATGTTGAGCCTGATCATATAAGAGGTTGATTCACCGTAACCTAAAATTTTGCCAGTGACCCAAGTTTATATATCAATTATTATTCATTGGATTTCTAGGAATCACCCGGCCACAATTAAGAAACGatttttcagtgtttttattATGACACTGCTTTCTCCGGCGTTTTTATATTACTTCTtgcctgaaaatatattgaagAAGGTAAACAAGGAATAACAACCATTATACACCATGGCTTACAGCCGCTTGAAGCTGAATTTTggattttctctgattttttagGTCACTTTGTGGCAGTTAATTGGGATAAGATGTCCTGGGCTCTTCTCTGCTATAGTCGTGCCTCTGATTTTGACCATGGTTTTATTTACTGGTCCTTTGTGCATGCAAACAAGAAGTGGCTTATGGAAGTTGTACTTTGGTGGGTGTATCaatattatgaataatatattGTTGTTTTATATTAGTTATTTGTTTGTGATTTAATCCTCATAGCAGTAATTAAAATTTGGTGtacgaaaaagttattttcatgcCTCTTTGAATGTATACTGGTAATAATTCATGATCGGTTGTTGCTCTTAGCAGGATTTGTTTGCCTATCTCTTGTCAATCTACGGTGAAATTAATTGGCCCGAAGTAATTTTTGAGATTTTCTTGTGTTTATCCTTGGcatgattattatatttgttcAAGTCATCCCAAAATGTTACAGAGCCAATGTATTGGAAGAACAATGCGAAGAATTTGATATGGCTTCGGAATCAAATTGTGGCACCCCTTTCAGAGGAGTTTACATTTAGGGGTTGCATGTTACCCCTATTGTTGCTGTGCTTCCGTCCAATGGTTGCTGTTGTGGTTTGCCCTCTTTTCTTTGGTGTTGGTGAGtccctatttattttttgtattgcatTGTGTCacatacatcatttttttaagcaattgatGACATGGTTTCTTTTATTCATGCAGCTCACTTTCACCACATGGTTGAGTTATTGCGCTCTGGAATTGGATTGAAAAATGCATTGATAATTTCCTGTAAGTTTGTAATTGATGTTAGCTTCACTTTCTTGTTTATCATTATTTACTTATGAGAATTAATTCATCCTACTACTCTTTCAGGTTTCCAGTTCCTGTATACAACCTTGTTCGGTGCCTACTCagcatttttatttgtgaaaacaGGTATAGTCTTTTGAGTTAAAGCCTTGTTAATTGACGGTCACTATAAGGGTACCAGCGCAAAACTCTTCCCGAGCTTCTACCGAGtctcatattttttccccaagggtttgttaacccctcaagcgcagcgggcatttaattaaaacccatcccagcggccggatgagatttaaatgacttcgcctttttggcatactatcattcaataatttatatctttcataatatacgatcagtattgttgaaaatttttgtaaacttgcgtaatgtaatgcgctactatataataatttttcgagcgatttgaataaatatttattgttttatgcatATCCTTCTATGAACTAATGtacaaattttcagttttgaaatatttaaatttggtttcgaataagctgtGAGATCTCTAGCattccatgaattttttaaaatacaattacatgatgtattttagttatttggggttgaaaatttcataacagattggatactttcgataggattacccgtttcgcctacttgaaaatttattatttcgccCATCTCTCTGACTTTGTTCTATTACTACCGTATCATTTCAcataggtaatcacgtgctaatgtttcaaacgtcaatatgagaatattcaaatgattcaccttagaaaatctgctttgtgtgacatgatttgaagtaatccaaacataatccctctgcacatttttcacaccagtacacgcagtctatTCATTTCCCAcgttaggcacaaactgcacacctcttttgagactttgatttcctCCCAGCTGCAGGAAATTtccttaggaaatgtatttctgtgagtcttggtactaaattgtgtaaggagtgacggccatgtccaaagaTTCCGTATGAAGTTggatgtttcaaaaatattaccttgaccaatggcacgcgaaatgataagtcaattttttaaacatgttttcTCTGTGAAAAACATATGAATATAGGACTtcggcattcaatagtctcctaaataactt
Encoded here:
- the LOC124167860 gene encoding CAAX prenyl protease 2 gives rise to the protein MEGERIKGFSCLSSVGACFLLSVVYVASLYVWNSPHNRNHPATIKKRFFSVFIMTLLSPAFLYYFLPENILKKVTLWQLIGIRCPGLFSAIVVPLILTMVLFTGPLCMQTRSGLWKLYFEPMYWKNNAKNLIWLRNQIVAPLSEEFTFRGCMLPLLLLCFRPMVAVVVCPLFFGVAHFHHMVELLRSGIGLKNALIISCFQFLYTTLFGAYSAFLFVKTGHILAPFVAHAFCNHMGFPDFSELLSYREPQRIGYAILFVVGLIAWCNLLVPLTNPSWYENDMYSLWKHSI
- the LOC124167859 gene encoding F-box only protein 11; translation: MPSASFTSSRSYVRRSRRKGVNRIPLPSRTSSAEPCELPCQVPNQSIPAAGPSSGPSPSTSSSAVSGPSSADAGSSSSASVLSPGHHPPYDLRRKSPHHEGVLLPGTSTGPAGYSTSMLPARKRPRRTYSMGNDGCCSTSAAHYLQYELPDEVILTIFSYLLEQDLCRVSQVCKRFQSIANDTELWKNLYQHVYEYDLPLFTNKDDKLPRRFEFISPEESEYPNPWKESFSQLYRGVHVRPGYQEMQERSPAQFKGRNLAYFDTVQNALDYADERDGVLVFLHAGTYRDEFLVVDSNVSLLGAASGGSVAEAVILERESESTVVFGEGAKQAYVGYVTVKFSPNVTSTVPHHKHYCLEIGENCSPTVDHCIIRSTSVVGAAVCVSGVGANPIIKHCDISDCENVGLYVTDYAQGTYEDNEISRNALAGIWVKNYANPIMRRNHIHHGRDVGIFTFDNGLGYFEGNDIHNNRIAGFEVKAGANPTVVHCEIHHGQTGGIYVHENGLGQFIDNKIHSNNFAGVWITSNSNPTIRRNEIYNGHQGGVYIFGEGRGLIEHNNIYGNALAGIQIRTNSDPIVRHNKIHHGQHGGIYVHEKGQGLIEENEVYANTLAGVWITTGSTPVLRRNRIHSGKQVGVYFYDNGHGKLEDNDIFNHLYSGVQIRTGSNPIIRGNKIWGGQNGGVLVYNGGLGLLEQNEIFDNAMAGVWIKTDSNPTLKRNKIFDGRDGGICIFNGGKGILEENDIFRNAQAGVLISTQSHPILRRNRIFDGLAAGVEITNNATATLEYNQIFNNRFGGLCLASGVQPIIRGNKIFNNQDAVEKAVTNGQCLYKISSYTSFPMHDFYRCQTCNTTDRNAICVNCIKTCHAGHEVEFIRHDRFFCDCGAGTLSNQCQLQGEPTQDTDTLYDSAAPMESHTLMVN